The DNA window TAACAGGGGAGAGAAACCTGAGAAATCTCCATGATCAAGACCCTAGCTCCCTCGAAGCAGCACCAAAAAGTACAGCAAAGACATATGGGTCCATGGCGAGGGTGAAAAGCATAGGACAAAAGGGTGCATGCAGCTGGGCATGCACTTGAGTAGCCATGAGTGGTTTCCCATGTGCAACCACTCTATTATCCAAACCCCTCCTCTATCACCTCCTGTCCCCAATAACCACCTTCCTTGCTTAATTAGAATTATCAATAATGGATGTTGTATGATTTGCAAACTGCTTTCCTCTTGGAGTAGTAATCTCTTCAATGCATAGCTGCTAGCTGCAGTACTGAATCTTATAAATCCACCATAGCTTGCTACCTGCTTAGTTGAAGTGGAAATTAATGGAAGTTGTTGCCTCTGAGGAGAAAACTAGGCCTCGAATTGAATGGAATTGTTGGTGCATTAAGCACATGGTACTCTTGTGATTTCCATGTGAAAATGTTGAGATTTCCAGCAGCACTGGGAGTTCATCTTTCGATGAAAATTAATTGACCATTTAAAAAGAgcatttctttcatattttattagataaaagatatttttttcatatatatatatatatatatatataggtttatATATAGCTTATTGTTTAGGcagagtaaaataaataaaaaacaccagaCATTGAAGTAAatgtaatttgtatttttaactatactcaattttgtaaattaaaattcaattttattatttataaaaaaattgaaattgtgaAGATCTAGAATTTAATCTTCtgggatttattattttttcctctaGAATTTTAggtctttgttttttctctcataAAGCTTATAAAAAGAGAATTAGCCACTCGTCACACatgtgttttctttatttattgctTCCATTTCCTCAATACCAGAAATTCAAGAgtatttataaaatagaaaactaatatttatcaatttagattaaaaaaaccttgaatAACATGAGAATTAGATATTACACAGATATATTGAAAACCTATAAAACTACACAAGGATAATATTGGATTTAATTATTTACCCTTTACTAATAATTAGTAACAAGATCATCTTTTCTCTACATGAGGTGATTTTGCCTTGGATCTGGATCCTGTTGATTATACATATGCCACAATAATTGTTCCATGAGTAGCAGAGGTGtgaacatgttattttttaattaaagtctacaaacatttttttttagttttaatttggtcaatatatatatatatagagagagagagagagagagagagagagagaggagtaaTGTTTAAGTTGGTTtgagatataaaaaagaaatataagttATTAATGCTATAAATCCGGCATGATTTGGTGCGTTGgtctataaaattttaatttaaaatttagaccgaatcaagttttaattaaaattaaaaacattttaattatattaaaattagtaaacacaatagattgatgattgattgattgatttagtCAAACCTAGTTAGATTGAtgctcataaattttttaaaaataaaataatattttttaataaaaaataattaatccaaattgatataatttaaataaaaagaagatattttcAGACAACCTACCAAATCTGATAAGAAATTGGCTATGTAATGCCTATAATTGTTGGAAAAACACAATTAGCACTTGGTGATTGGAAATAGCAgcaatattgtttttctctGCACAGGCTAGAGTTTCTACAGACTCCATGGTTACTAATTACAACAGTATTGCTGGTGTATTATTACGGTAAACAAAGACTAGAAAAAGACATTAAAGAAAGTTGGTGGTTATAGATATTAGATAGAGAGTGCAAGGTTTCCAAAGTTGCTTTTCTTGCCGATGTTAATTAGTTATTCTCTTtatccctccctctctcttcccttcatgttttttccccttcattcACGCCGCTCTTACTTGCAATTGCACACATTTTTGTGCTCTCCCTTCCTTAAACTAAGCCGAGACAAGAACAGACAAATTGCTTCAGCATTTCCATATTCTATCACGATCTCTAGCTAGCTACACCTGTTTTTGATTCTCTCAGCACACAGACTTCAAAGGGGTGGCCAAAATATGTCTGAATTTCCTTCACCGTCAACCACCACCAAGAAAACTGACCGCTTGTTAAGTCTTCTCCTCTCTGACTTGTTCCTCTTCTGTTCTTTCATTCTTTCTCACCCTCTATATTTCTCTTACCTGGTCTTCTTCTCCCCGTACCTCTTCAagctcctttcttttctatccCCTCTCTTCATCACCACTTCCCTTTTACTCCTAGCCCTTCTCACCATCTCTCCCAGTCTTGTCAATGACAACTCTCATACTGAATTGTATGGATCCAAGGTAAGTTTCTTTTACCTACAAACATACCAAGCTGTTGTCGAGAGGTTACGGTCTAAAGTAGTAGATGGGACTGAAGAGTTTCATCATTTTGAGGAGCTAGAAGCGTATAAGATTGTGTTTGAGACGTCAACTCTTGGTATTGAAGAAAACCACGCGGTTGAAGTTACGGAAGTAGAACAAGCTAAAGATCAGATCAGCGCCTGTTCAAGTACTGGTCAATTGGTACAGGTTCACGAGGGTTCAATATTTCATCAAGTTTTTGGTGCCGGTGGGGTCTCTGATCAAGTGGTCAACGTTAATCTAGATGAAAATTCAGTTTTGATTACAAGGTCAGAAAGTAATGGTCATGAGCTGATTGCGGAGGGGAAGACGTTAGGAGGCTTCTTGCATCAAAAGGAGGAGTTTGAAGATATATGGttccaaaaggaagaaaaagaagcacTCAAGCCACTTAACGTGAACTCCAATAAAGCCGAAGATCGAAAAGAAGAACAATCTATGATTATAAGCGGATCCAAGGAAATAGGTCAAAAGATAAGTGAAGCTAAAGTGAGTGACGATGGTGGTGGAGAGCACTACTACTCTCCAAAGCTGAGCTCCCAAGAACTAGAAGCAAACCCTTGGAGTCCAGGTAATGGTGGAGGCTATAATTCCAAAGTTAAAGACAACTCTCAAACATTGGGGCACTCGAACCTTGGGAGTTTTGGGTCaatgagaaaagagaaggaatggAGGAGGACATTGGCATGCAAGCTTTTTGAGGAGAGACACAATGTGGATGGAGGTGAGGGCATGGATATGCTTTGGGAGACATACGAGACAGACTCTACTAAAGTTCAAGCAAAAGGCAGAGCaaagaagggaaagaaaggCAGTATCGAGTACTATGATGATGAGGAAGACTTAGAAGAGGAAAAAAGTGACGGGCAGCTGTGCTGCTTGCAAGCCTTGAAATTCTCAGCTGGGAAGATGAATTTGGGGATGGGAAGGCCAAATCTTGTCAAGATCTCCAAGGCCCTCAAAGGAATTGGATGGTTGCACCATGTGAGCAAGCATAGCAAGAAGGGACATCATTAAACCAAGTTGTACTTCGACCTGTTCAAAGCTTTAATGGCTTAACAGACTGTTATGTATTCTGTTCAAGGATAAAAGTAAATaccaagttctttttttttcccgtaaGAAATTGTGGTATACATTTTCTACTCCAATAAATGTCAAGTTTGGATCCCTTAGACATATATAGAGTTGGTGAGGGATAATTAAGCTCTGCTGCTCCTTTAGCTAGCTTGTAACTGGGTTCGTAGCTGGTTAGACGGAGCTCCTCTGCTCAGCATAATAAATTTAGTAACTATAAACTATCTAGTGGTGGCCAagtggtaaaagtttgggaccaagagatttgtTCCTTCTATGatttcaggttcgaaccctgtggttgctcatatgatggtcattaacttcaggacccgtgggattagtcgaggtacgcgcaaactggcctggacacccatattaaactaaaaaaaaatttaggaacCATAAAAGATGTCGCATGATCATGACGCCTAGGCATGGCCAAGAAAATAATTGAATCACTGATGAAGAAGTCTTGCCCACTTTATAAGAAATGTGTGTGGGTTCGCATGGGGCACGCAGTGATTGTTGGCAGGATTATCATTTCAGAGCTGCACTTGTTCGGTACTGCATGTGTCCAACCCAAGACAATTTCTCAATGTCCGAGTCTTGGTTTGAGGCACAGTTGTAAAATAGCCCCATGTTGGCCCAGAACAAGACTCAATCACGGGTTTAGAGGGTTTGCCggttaatctaaatttttaaatttaaaaaataaaaaaaatatattattttaataaaaaaattaaaaaacaatattttaaaagttggaTAGGTCCAAGTCAACAAgtcaaattaagtttttgatTGATCCACTCGGTCGAGGTCAAATGAGACAAAAAGCCACatgagtttaaattaaaaaaattaaattataaggacTAAAGTGGATTATTGCTGAATCCACGTCAGCTATAAATATCCATCTTCTATATATCTATCTAAACCCTCTCTCCAAGCatatttatcttctttctttccctttatgTTAAGTTAGTTTTTATGATACTGAATGTATTATCCAAATTTTCTGAACTAATTTGAGtgagaaattttaaataatttcagagaattaaattttttgtagTTGTTTTTGGGAAAATCGGGTAAGGGTTATAAAGCTCCAAAAAATCTGAATTGTCCgaaatgaaagatttttttttaatttataaatgtaCAGGTAATTGTTACTGAgttggaaaagaaataaaaatgcttttggtaaaaacaaatgcaaattATTTTggagaatttgatttttttatttattaaaatattattttaaataaaataatttgacgaataaaagaagaatttaaaaagaaattgaattcgCAATTTTTTACCTGAATTATCTAAATACCTGCCTAATaagttcataaaattataatgaattatattgatatagtaattaagaagatattttttttaagtctctggatttaaactttaaaactaATATCTAAAAATCTATTATTGAATTTCTCTgagtatataatataaaataaaggtatatttttaagatattataatttttttttctaaaaacaccTCTCACAATCAATCAAATTACTAAAAGAcaactaatatatatacatttagTATATTAGTATATAGTCCACACTACCTATcagaacaataataattttttaaaatataaaataatataaagaataCAAAGATTATATTAAGTGTTTTGGGTTTGGTGGCCAAGTCATACCTAAAATAACCTTAAATTTGGCTACAAAGACTAACCAAATAGTATTGAGTCCGATGGCCAAAAAGTCTAAAAGCTGTTGAGTCTGGCTGAGCAGTCAGGCCCAacactaaaagaaaagaaatttaaccCAACataacctcaaatgaaaaaaatttatcatcacccaacttctgtacaaaataaaaaaatcccatcaatttattttctcattacaatatatatatatatataaaaaaaagagaaatgaaaaatatttaaagagacaaaaaaaactaaaattgggCATATCTTGGTTTCGCTGCGAGCCAAACCCTGTACTTATTGAAAGTGATTTGGGTCTTGCTATCAAGCCAGATCCAGTAGCTTTTggtatataaaattgaaaaaacaataccttcaataatattttttaattaaaaaacaacaaataaaacactTTCATGATGCTACAATAttactttatatttataatgtgGTTCAATGAAAAATGAGTATATATTTATcgtaaatatataatatttttaccacagtatagtataatatatatatatagagagagagagagagagttcctAACACCTAGCTATCATGAATATACAGCAATGCAGTCTGGATGGTTTGACTACGGCTGATCAGTTCACACTCGATCCCGCGTCACCTCACCGCCACTAACCACTTGTCACCACCCAGACTAAGACTACCAGAACGCGTAATCTCAGTCGTCCATCTTAATTACTTTCAAAAACCCACCGTGGAGTCTATCTTTGATTTCTCAAAGTCTCAGAAACCTGCAAGGCTGTAACCAATCCCAGCCGTCCATCTTAATTACTTCCCAAAACTCACCGTGGGGTCTACATTTTGATTTCACCAGATCTCGCTCGAACccgttaattaaaaaagagtctCCAAAACTTGTAAGGCTGGAACCAACAAATAGCAGCGAAAAGAGAGAGACTTCCTGTCCCCGTCTCTGACTGTTGATTTATCATCCTCGCCAACTATCGCCATTTCTCTctatctctatctctctctctctctctctcgctaaGAAACCGAaagcagaaaaggaaaagaaaatggcgACTCATAGAAGCTCGCGCAGTGGAGTCGGCGTTTCGTTTCGGGTGTTGGGATCGGCTGTATCACTAGCAGTGTTTCTGTGCTTGACCGTATCTCTTCTCTTCACTGCTCACTCTCACTCTACCACCGACACCCATGTAAGCTCTCCCTCTTTAGATctgattcataattaattatttaattaactaactaattgtaattaatgttaatttatgtGAAAATGTAACGGAAATCATAGCATTAATTATTAAAGTTAGAAGTATAATCCTgttatttctctgtttttttcttaatatttgataTAGGGTTTCAGTAATGTGGGATACGGGTTGGGATCCGGCAGGAGATCCGTGCTGGCGATGAAATCGGATCCGCTTAAGTCACGATTGGATCAGATCCGGAAGCAAGCGGATGATCACCGGTCGCTAGCGCATGCGTATGCATCGTATGCGCGGAAACTGAAGCTTGAGAATTCGAAGCTTGTTAGGGTTTTTGCTGATCTGTCGCGAAATTACACTGATCTTATTAACAAGCCATCGTATAGAGCTCTTTCCGAGTCGGATTCTCTGTCCATTGATGAGGCTACGCTTAGATTGTTCGAGAAGGAAGTGAAAGAGAGGATCAAAGTTACGAGGCAAGTGATTGCTGAAGCGAAAGAGAGTTTTGACAATCAGTTGAAGATTCAGAAGTTGAAGGATACTATTTTTGCGGTTAATGAGCAGTTAACCAAAGCGAAAAAGCAAGGGGCGTTTTCGAGTTTGATTGCTGCGAAATCGATACCTAAGAGTTTGCATTGCCTTGCGATGAGGTTGATGGAGGAGAGGATTGCTCATCCGGAGAAGTATAATGATGAAGGGAAGCCACCCCTTCCGGAGTTGGAGGATCCGAAGCTTTATCATTATGCGATTTTCTCTGATAATGTGATTGCAGCGTCGGTGGTGGTGAATTCCGCGGTGAAGAATGCA is part of the Populus trichocarpa isolate Nisqually-1 chromosome 2, P.trichocarpa_v4.1, whole genome shotgun sequence genome and encodes:
- the LOC7459495 gene encoding uncharacterized protein LOC7459495; its protein translation is MSEFPSPSTTTKKTDRLLSLLLSDLFLFCSFILSHPLYFSYLVFFSPYLFKLLSFLSPLFITTSLLLLALLTISPSLVNDNSHTELYGSKVSFFYLQTYQAVVERLRSKVVDGTEEFHHFEELEAYKIVFETSTLGIEENHAVEVTEVEQAKDQISACSSTGQLVQVHEGSIFHQVFGAGGVSDQVVNVNLDENSVLITRSESNGHELIAEGKTLGGFLHQKEEFEDIWFQKEEKEALKPLNVNSNKAEDRKEEQSMIISGSKEIGQKISEAKVSDDGGGEHYYSPKLSSQELEANPWSPGNGGGYNSKVKDNSQTLGHSNLGSFGSMRKEKEWRRTLACKLFEERHNVDGGEGMDMLWETYETDSTKVQAKGRAKKGKKGSIEYYDDEEDLEEEKSDGQLCCLQALKFSAGKMNLGMGRPNLVKISKALKGIGWLHHVSKHSKKGHH